In Sphingomonas sp. SORGH_AS_0950, the following are encoded in one genomic region:
- a CDS encoding efflux RND transporter periplasmic adaptor subunit, whose protein sequence is MNYETGAIGGGRHLGLEGPAPARRGRWIAIALVVIVLALGGWYMLGGKKHEAASAAGAGTQVPNITVVVPGQQAVSRVVSATGTLAARREMPVGVAGEGGMITRVLVEPGQWVRAGQVLATVDRSVQTQTASALNAQVAVAQSDQQIAQAELDRAQQLVDRGFISKADLQRRAATRDAAAARVRAAQATFREAQARNGRLDIRAPAEGLILTRAAEPGQIVSSGSGVLFRMAMGGQMELRAQLAEADLVGLTVGAPATVTPVGGDKTFKGEVWQVSPVIDPQTRQGVARIALAYDPALRPGGFAAATIRGGAGHAPVLPDSAIQSDDKGSFVYIVGSDNKVARRDIKIGQVSDDGVTIASGLTGNERVVRSAGGFLAAGQLVHPILGGPEAK, encoded by the coding sequence ATGAATTACGAGACGGGGGCGATCGGTGGCGGCCGGCACCTGGGGCTGGAGGGACCGGCGCCCGCGCGGCGTGGGCGCTGGATCGCCATCGCCCTGGTGGTGATCGTGCTGGCGCTGGGCGGCTGGTACATGCTCGGCGGCAAGAAGCATGAGGCGGCCTCCGCCGCCGGTGCGGGGACGCAGGTGCCCAACATCACCGTCGTCGTGCCGGGGCAGCAGGCGGTCAGCCGGGTGGTCTCGGCCACCGGCACGCTGGCCGCGCGTCGCGAGATGCCGGTCGGCGTCGCGGGCGAGGGGGGCATGATCACCCGCGTCCTGGTCGAACCGGGCCAGTGGGTCCGCGCAGGCCAGGTGCTGGCGACCGTCGATCGTTCGGTCCAGACCCAGACCGCCTCGGCGCTCAACGCGCAGGTCGCGGTCGCCCAGTCTGATCAGCAGATCGCGCAGGCCGAGCTGGACCGTGCGCAGCAGCTGGTCGATCGCGGCTTCATCTCCAAGGCCGATCTCCAGCGCCGCGCCGCCACCCGCGACGCCGCCGCCGCGCGCGTCCGCGCCGCGCAGGCGACGTTCCGGGAAGCGCAGGCGCGCAACGGCCGCCTCGACATCCGTGCGCCCGCCGAAGGGCTGATCCTGACCCGCGCCGCCGAGCCCGGCCAGATCGTCAGCTCGGGCTCGGGCGTCCTCTTCCGCATGGCGATGGGCGGCCAGATGGAGCTGCGCGCACAGCTGGCGGAGGCCGATCTGGTCGGCCTGACCGTCGGGGCGCCCGCCACCGTCACCCCGGTCGGCGGCGACAAGACCTTCAAGGGCGAGGTGTGGCAGGTGTCGCCGGTCATCGATCCGCAGACGCGGCAGGGCGTGGCGCGTATCGCGCTGGCCTATGACCCCGCGCTGCGTCCCGGCGGCTTTGCGGCGGCGACGATCCGTGGCGGCGCGGGCCATGCCCCCGTCCTGCCAGACTCGGCGATCCAGAGCGACGACAAGGGCAGCTTCGTCTATATCGTGGGGTCGGACAACAAGGTCGCCCGGCGCGACATCAAGATCGGGCAGGTGTCCGACGACGGCGTGACCATCGCCTCGGGCCTGACCGGCAATGAGCGGGTGGTCCGCTCGGCGGGCGGCTTCCTGGCGGCGGGCCAACTCGTCCATCCGATCCTCGGCGGCCCGGAGGCCAAGTGA
- a CDS encoding SIMPL domain-containing protein: MMNKILLAAALAPAALIPGAAWAQSASAPTTVEPLVPAAGAVLDVSAEGRTSRVPDLATIRAGVVSQGATAAAALSDNAQRMARVLAAVKRAGVADRDIQTATVQLQPQYRYGENVPPTITGYQATNTLSIRFRDIAKSGSVLDALVAQGANQIDGPNLSIDNPDAALNEARTDAIQKARARAELYAKAAGLRVARIVSITENGQDAGGPERPMMMQAMARDAVAKTSIAPGERDVTVNVSVRFLLN; the protein is encoded by the coding sequence ATGATGAACAAAATTCTGCTTGCCGCCGCACTGGCGCCCGCCGCGCTGATTCCGGGGGCCGCCTGGGCCCAGAGCGCGTCCGCGCCGACCACGGTCGAGCCGCTGGTCCCGGCGGCGGGTGCGGTCCTCGACGTCTCGGCCGAGGGGCGGACGAGCCGCGTCCCCGACCTGGCGACGATCCGCGCGGGCGTGGTCAGCCAGGGCGCGACCGCCGCCGCCGCGCTGTCCGACAATGCGCAGCGCATGGCGCGCGTGCTGGCGGCGGTGAAGCGCGCCGGGGTCGCCGATCGCGACATCCAGACCGCGACCGTGCAGTTGCAGCCGCAATATCGCTATGGCGAGAATGTCCCGCCGACCATCACCGGCTATCAGGCGACCAACACGCTCAGCATCCGCTTCCGCGACATTGCCAAATCGGGCAGCGTCCTCGACGCGCTGGTTGCGCAGGGCGCCAACCAGATTGACGGACCCAATCTGTCGATCGACAATCCCGATGCCGCGCTGAACGAGGCGCGCACCGATGCCATCCAGAAAGCCCGTGCGCGTGCCGAGCTTTATGCCAAGGCGGCGGGGCTGCGCGTCGCGCGGATCGTGTCGATCACCGAAAATGGCCAGGATGCGGGCGGCCCCGAGCGTCCGATGATGATGCAGGCGATGGCGCGCGACGCGGTGGCCAAGACCAGCATCGCCCCCGGCGAGCGCGACGTGACGGTCAATGTCTCGGTCCGCTTCCTGCTGAACTGA
- a CDS encoding GlsB/YeaQ/YmgE family stress response membrane protein, with protein sequence MGIILWLIVGGVIGWLASIIMRTDAQQGIFLNIVVGVVGAFIGGLIFAGGSINNAGLTLTSFLVSLLGAVVLLAIVNLVRRGRVR encoded by the coding sequence ATGGGTATTATCCTGTGGCTTATCGTCGGTGGTGTCATCGGCTGGCTGGCTAGCATCATCATGCGTACCGATGCCCAGCAGGGCATCTTCCTGAACATCGTCGTCGGTGTGGTCGGTGCGTTCATCGGCGGCCTGATCTTTGCGGGCGGTTCGATCAACAATGCCGGACTGACGCTGACGTCGTTCCTGGTTTCGCTGCTGGGCGCTGTCGTCCTGCTGGCGATCGTGAACCTGGTTCGTCGCGGCCGGGTGCGTTAA
- a CDS encoding DUF1153 domain-containing protein: MIENQKIRPAKVIGPLGEPLTLETLPPASTTRWVVRRKAEVVAAVNGGLLSVDEVCDRYGLSVEEFAGWQRAIDRSGMPGLRVTRIQHYRTLYERQQKY, from the coding sequence ATGATCGAGAACCAGAAGATCCGCCCTGCCAAGGTAATCGGGCCGCTCGGCGAACCGCTGACGCTCGAAACCTTGCCGCCGGCCAGCACGACCCGCTGGGTGGTCCGCCGCAAGGCGGAGGTGGTGGCGGCCGTCAACGGCGGATTGCTGTCGGTCGACGAGGTGTGCGACCGCTATGGCCTGTCGGTCGAGGAATTTGCGGGATGGCAGCGCGCGATCGACCGGTCGGGCATGCCGGGCCTGCGCGTGACCCGCATCCAGCATTATCGCACCCTTTACGAGCGCCAGCAGAAATATTGA
- the mnmA gene encoding tRNA 2-thiouridine(34) synthase MnmA — MVDFQLGGDPRARRIVVAMSGGVDSSVVAALAHATGAETIGVTLQLYDHGEAVGRAGACCAGRDIRDARAVCDRLGIAHYVFDHENSFRTQVVDRFADEYLAGRTPIPCVQCNMGPKFTDLLALARDLGADCLATGHYVRRVEGASGAELHRGADPARDQSYFLFATTQAQLDFLRFPLGALPKSRVRELAAELGLGVAAKPDSQDICFVPDGDYAGLVRKLRPEADTRGDIVDLSGTKLGEHRGLIHYTVGQRRGLEIGGSPEPLYVVRLEPDTRRVVVGPRAALAVEAARLSAMNILGPLDGPLFAKVRSMAKPVPARMVGDRLVFDAPEYGVSPGQAAVLYDGDRVLGGGWIAETEAARIAA, encoded by the coding sequence ATGGTGGATTTCCAGCTTGGGGGCGATCCCCGGGCGCGTCGGATCGTGGTGGCGATGTCGGGCGGGGTCGACAGTTCGGTCGTCGCCGCGCTGGCCCATGCCACGGGGGCCGAGACGATCGGCGTCACCCTCCAGCTCTACGATCATGGCGAGGCGGTCGGCCGCGCCGGGGCCTGTTGCGCGGGCCGCGACATCCGCGACGCGCGCGCGGTGTGCGACCGGCTGGGCATCGCGCATTACGTCTTCGACCATGAGAACAGCTTCCGCACCCAGGTGGTCGATCGCTTCGCCGACGAATATCTGGCCGGGCGCACCCCGATCCCTTGCGTCCAGTGCAATATGGGGCCGAAATTCACCGACCTGCTCGCCCTCGCGCGCGATCTGGGCGCCGACTGCCTGGCGACCGGCCATTATGTCCGCCGGGTCGAAGGCGCGAGCGGCGCGGAGCTGCATCGCGGGGCCGATCCGGCGCGCGACCAGAGCTATTTCCTGTTCGCCACCACCCAGGCGCAGCTGGATTTCCTGCGCTTCCCGCTCGGCGCGCTGCCCAAGTCGCGGGTGCGCGAGCTCGCGGCCGAACTGGGCCTCGGCGTCGCGGCCAAGCCCGACAGCCAGGATATCTGCTTCGTCCCCGACGGCGATTATGCGGGCCTGGTCCGCAAGCTGCGCCCCGAGGCCGATACGCGCGGCGACATCGTCGACCTGTCGGGCACCAAGCTGGGCGAGCATCGCGGCCTGATCCACTATACGGTCGGCCAGCGGCGCGGGCTGGAGATCGGCGGCAGCCCCGAGCCGCTCTATGTCGTCCGGCTGGAGCCCGACACCCGGCGCGTCGTCGTCGGCCCGCGCGCGGCGCTGGCGGTGGAGGCGGCGCGGCTCAGCGCGATGAACATCCTCGGCCCGCTCGACGGCCCGCTCTTCGCCAAGGTCCGCTCGATGGCCAAGCCGGTGCCCGCGCGCATGGTCGGCGACCGGCTGGTCTTCGACGCGCCCGAATATGGCGTGTCGCCGGGCCAGGCCGCGGTGCTGTACGACGGCGACCGGGTGCTCGGCGGCGGCTGGATCGCCGAGACCGAGGCGGCACGCATCGCCGCCTGA
- a CDS encoding UvrB/UvrC motif-containing protein: MTGPSIEDLRRQMDAAAERLDFEEARALRDRINLLRGGAEDISVDTSGLTRQQPGAMGLGTSQSRPERPKDWVPPKKPDPMTKGRGRRQG, from the coding sequence ATGACCGGGCCAAGCATCGAAGACCTCCGCCGCCAGATGGACGCCGCCGCCGAACGCCTCGACTTCGAAGAGGCGCGGGCGCTTCGCGACCGGATCAACCTGCTGCGCGGCGGGGCGGAGGATATCAGCGTCGACACCAGCGGCCTGACCCGCCAGCAACCCGGCGCGATGGGCCTGGGCACCAGCCAGTCCCGCCCCGAACGCCCCAAAGACTGGGTGCCGCCCAAAAAGCCCGACCCGATGACCAAAGGACGCGGGCGGCGACAGGGTTGA
- a CDS encoding putative DNA modification/repair radical SAM protein — MAQLDTREKLAILADAAKYDASCASSGTSKRNSRDGKGIGSTEGMGICHAYAPDGRCISLLKILLTNSCIFDCHYCINRKSSNVRRARFTAQEVVNLTLAFYRRNYIEGLFLSSGIIKSSDYTMEQIVEVARSLREDHGFRGYIHLKTIPDADPELVRLAGVHADRVSINVELPTVGGLRRLAPEKDAARIEGAMADVKTAIEDRADASKRYKSAPGFAPAGQSTQMIVGADAATDRDIVGRAATLYDRFRLRRVYYSAFSPIPDASAVLPLQRPPLMREHRLYQSDWLMRFYDYRPHEVAAAADEATGMLPLDIDPKLAWALKFRQHFPVDVNRAPREMLLRVPGLGVKAVDRIIATRQWRRLRLEDVGRLTVSIAKLRPFLIAEDWRPVALAERADLKPLVKPRGKQLELFG, encoded by the coding sequence ATGGCGCAACTCGACACCCGTGAGAAGCTGGCGATCCTGGCGGATGCCGCGAAATACGATGCCTCCTGCGCCTCGTCGGGCACGTCCAAGCGCAACAGCCGCGATGGCAAGGGGATCGGCTCGACCGAGGGCATGGGCATCTGCCACGCCTATGCGCCCGATGGCCGGTGCATCTCGCTGCTCAAGATCCTGCTGACCAACAGCTGCATCTTCGACTGCCATTATTGCATCAACCGCAAATCCTCCAATGTCCGCCGCGCGCGGTTCACCGCGCAGGAGGTGGTGAACCTCACCCTCGCCTTCTACCGGCGCAATTATATCGAGGGGCTGTTCCTCTCGTCGGGCATCATCAAATCGTCCGACTATACGATGGAGCAAATCGTCGAGGTGGCGCGGAGCCTGCGCGAGGATCATGGCTTTCGCGGCTATATCCATCTGAAGACCATTCCCGACGCCGATCCCGAACTGGTGCGGCTGGCGGGGGTCCATGCCGACCGCGTGTCGATCAATGTCGAGCTGCCGACCGTGGGCGGGCTCCGCCGCCTCGCGCCCGAAAAGGATGCCGCTCGGATCGAAGGCGCGATGGCCGATGTGAAGACCGCGATCGAGGACCGGGCGGACGCCTCCAAACGCTACAAGTCCGCCCCCGGCTTCGCGCCCGCCGGCCAGTCGACGCAGATGATCGTCGGTGCCGATGCCGCCACCGACCGCGACATCGTCGGGCGCGCGGCGACGCTCTACGACCGCTTCCGCCTGCGCCGCGTCTATTATTCGGCGTTCAGCCCGATCCCCGACGCCTCGGCCGTCCTGCCGCTCCAGCGCCCGCCGCTGATGCGCGAGCACCGGCTATACCAGTCCGACTGGCTGATGCGCTTCTACGACTATCGCCCCCATGAGGTGGCCGCCGCCGCCGACGAGGCGACGGGCATGCTGCCGCTGGATATCGATCCCAAGCTCGCCTGGGCGCTCAAATTCCGCCAGCATTTCCCGGTCGATGTGAACCGCGCCCCGCGCGAGATGCTGCTGCGCGTGCCGGGGCTGGGGGTGAAGGCGGTGGACCGGATCATCGCCACCCGCCAGTGGCGCAGGCTGCGGCTGGAGGATGTCGGGCGGCTGACCGTCTCGATCGCCAAGCTGCGCCCCTTCCTGATCGCCGAGGACTGGCGCCCGGTCGCGCTGGCCGAGCGGGCGGACCTGAAGCCGCTGGTCAAGCCGCGCGGCAAGCAGCTCGAACTCTTCGGCTGA
- a CDS encoding hemerythrin domain-containing protein → MATADIYADLKRDHDKQREMLKELAELKGDGAKRKKLFEAFRIEIQSHAAAEEESLYATMLGEPELRDDARHSVSEHKEIDDLLGEMMDLDFASDEWESKFFHMRHRYEHHIDEEEEEMFPAAEKELDDATEKKLAEIYEERKPIEAKEAKANPPGGDERD, encoded by the coding sequence ATGGCCACCGCCGACATCTATGCCGATCTGAAGCGCGACCACGACAAGCAGCGGGAAATGCTCAAGGAACTCGCCGAGCTGAAGGGCGACGGAGCCAAGCGCAAGAAGCTGTTCGAGGCGTTCCGCATCGAGATCCAGAGCCACGCCGCCGCCGAGGAGGAGTCGCTCTATGCCACCATGCTGGGCGAACCCGAACTGCGCGACGATGCCCGCCATTCGGTGTCCGAGCATAAGGAGATCGACGATCTGCTCGGCGAGATGATGGACCTCGACTTCGCCTCTGACGAGTGGGAATCCAAATTCTTCCACATGCGCCATCGCTATGAGCATCATATCGACGAGGAAGAGGAAGAGATGTTCCCGGCCGCCGAAAAGGAACTGGACGACGCGACCGAGAAAAAGCTCGCCGAAATCTACGAGGAGCGCAAACCCATCGAAGCGAAGGAGGCCAAGGCCAATCCGCCGGGCGGAGACGAGCGCGATTGA
- a CDS encoding UdgX family uracil-DNA binding protein (This protein belongs to the uracil DNA glycosylase superfamily, members of which act in excision repair of DNA. However, it belongs more specifically to UdgX branch, whose founding member was found to bind uracil in DNA (where it does not belong), without cleaving it, appears to promote DNA repair by a pathway involving RecA, rather than base excision.) translates to MRIITLSAPDDFDAWRDAARGLIADAVPPDQVVWQVDEQTADLFGAVAEERPTSPAPRFTVARGFIDLARSVILSNDPERFALLHTALDRLRRQPRLIEDQADPLVRRLDRLAKAVRRDIHKMRAFLRFRETEDDDGPRYVAWFEPEHHIVRANAAFFVNRFTTMRWSILTPEVSLHWDGKTLAEGPGASKADAPEGDPTEAVWKTYYASIFNPARVKIGAMLKEMPRKYWKNMPETALVPQLIAGAQARETGMIDTARVDVRTGRGGNAQAAWAALRDEAMGCTRCPLYAPATQTVFGEGPVDAPLMFVGEQPGDQEDLAGRPFVGPAGQVFDRAVAEAGIDRARAYVTNAVKHFKFEPRGKRRIHSSPNAGEIQACRWWVEQERLLIQPQVTVALGATAARSLFGKVMTIGRERGKALTLPDGGTAFITVHPSYLLRLPDPAAKEVEYARFVEDLRLAAGAIA, encoded by the coding sequence ATGCGCATCATAACTCTCTCTGCTCCCGATGATTTCGACGCGTGGCGGGACGCGGCGCGTGGCCTGATCGCCGACGCCGTGCCGCCCGATCAGGTCGTCTGGCAGGTCGACGAGCAGACCGCCGACCTGTTCGGTGCCGTCGCAGAGGAAAGGCCGACCAGCCCCGCGCCGCGCTTCACGGTCGCGCGCGGCTTCATCGACCTCGCGCGCAGCGTCATTCTGTCGAACGATCCGGAGCGTTTCGCGCTGCTCCACACCGCGCTCGACCGGCTGCGACGGCAACCCCGGCTGATCGAGGATCAGGCCGATCCGCTGGTCCGGCGGCTCGACCGGCTCGCCAAGGCGGTGCGGCGCGACATCCACAAGATGCGCGCCTTCCTGCGCTTTCGCGAGACCGAGGATGACGACGGCCCGCGCTATGTCGCCTGGTTCGAGCCCGAGCATCATATCGTGCGCGCCAATGCGGCCTTCTTCGTCAACCGCTTCACGACGATGCGCTGGTCGATCCTGACGCCGGAGGTGTCGCTCCACTGGGACGGCAAGACGCTCGCCGAGGGGCCAGGCGCCAGCAAGGCCGACGCGCCCGAGGGCGATCCGACCGAGGCGGTGTGGAAGACCTATTATGCCAGCATCTTCAACCCCGCGCGCGTGAAGATCGGCGCGATGTTGAAGGAGATGCCGCGCAAATACTGGAAAAACATGCCGGAAACCGCGTTGGTCCCGCAACTGATTGCAGGCGCGCAGGCACGGGAGACGGGCATGATCGACACCGCCAGGGTGGATGTACGGACCGGACGCGGCGGCAATGCGCAGGCGGCCTGGGCGGCGCTACGCGACGAGGCGATGGGCTGCACCCGCTGCCCGCTTTACGCCCCCGCCACCCAGACGGTGTTCGGCGAAGGTCCGGTCGACGCGCCCCTGATGTTCGTCGGCGAGCAGCCGGGCGATCAGGAGGACCTGGCGGGCCGCCCCTTTGTCGGTCCTGCCGGACAGGTGTTCGACCGCGCGGTGGCGGAGGCGGGGATCGACCGCGCGCGGGCCTATGTCACCAACGCGGTCAAGCATTTCAAGTTCGAGCCGCGCGGCAAGCGGCGTATCCACAGCTCGCCTAATGCGGGGGAGATCCAGGCGTGCCGCTGGTGGGTCGAGCAGGAACGCCTGCTGATCCAGCCGCAGGTGACGGTCGCGCTGGGCGCGACGGCGGCACGCTCGCTGTTCGGCAAGGTGATGACGATCGGACGCGAACGCGGCAAGGCGCTGACCCTGCCCGATGGCGGAACCGCGTTCATCACCGTCCACCCCAGCTATCTGCTCCGCCTGCCCGATCCGGCGGCGAAGGAGGTCGAATATGCGCGGTTCGTGGAGGATCTGAGGCTGGCGGCAGGGGCCATTGCCTAG